The Cucumis melo cultivar AY chromosome 9, USDA_Cmelo_AY_1.0, whole genome shotgun sequence genome includes the window AGTTCTCGATTTCCCATGGGGCAGTTGCATTACCCGAAAAAAACGAAACTTTACTTTGATTCctctattttcaaaattgtataTTGCAATTAACATGCACCAAACCAATTACTAATTTAGAATCTTCAAAATTTCCTCATTCAAATACATATATTTTCTCTGGGGCATCTCGATTGATATCTAATatgttatatttgaaattttgattgaTATATGATATATCGTTGATATACTTGAATATTGTTAAATTGATATATGATATATTGTTGATATACTTGAAAATTGTTTAAGTGGTTGACGTTTGATTTTTGTCgatatatttgaaatataaatGATACATgctatatatatttgaaatataatAATTGATGTTTGGAATACAaatgagagaaataaaaaatctaTCATAGATGACTAAactactaaaaatatttataaaatatagcacgATTTTGAAATCTACCGATGAATATTTCGattcattttgttttatttcaaaACAACTCAAAAAATACATAACTAATGTACAAAAAAGACATGATCGGTTTCTTAAAAGAGCAAAGTTGAAATACATAACGAGCAAAAATTCAAATCTGAGAATTTTATCATATATGCAGGTTTTCATACGTCGAAGGCACCTACAATTATTCGTTTTGAGTTTGCCAGGACACCAATGGAAAATTCCAATTTCATATCGTTGAGACATTGATCAATAGtaaaattttgaagaaggaTTTAAATGGATATTCCGACTTCCTTGTGAAGAAATTAATAAGATATTCAAAATTGTTTACATCTGGATCGAATTGAACAGATCCGACAGCCAAGCATTTGAATAATTACATTCACACCTTGGTAGGATGGGCTAGTAAGTAAGAGAGAGGTCGCTTTTCAAATCTTCCACGAACACCAATCCATGCACAACATGGCATAAACTAATAATAGAACACGAATCTCTCTTTCCAACAGACAAAGAATCGCAGGTTGTTTCAACCAAAATCAAGCAGCAACTTCTTGTTCTTTGGCAGCAAGCTCGTTCTGGATGTGCTGAGGGACAACATCAAATTTGGCTAATTGCATTGTGTATGAAGCTCTTCCTTTTGTCATCCCCCTCAGTGTACTGACGTATTGAAACATCTCGGCTAGAGGAACCAGCGCATCCACGACCTGCATTCGTTTCaaaactttgttgttgatcatATGCTCTATTGAACATATAATAGTTGTTCATTAATGATACGATTATATGTCAGTGAAGTTTTCATGGTGTGAATGCATTTAGGATAGTGGCATACCTTGAGGCCACCAGGTTTGTCACCAAAGCTGTTGATCTGACCTCTCCTGGAGTTGAGATCTCCAATTACATCTCCCAGATGTTCTTCGGGTGTGACAACTTCGACTTTCATGATTGGTTCGAGCATTCTAGGACCCGCTTTTCTCATCCCTTCTCTGAAAGCTCCCCTAGCTGCAAGTTGAAATGCCAAGACACTTGAATCTACATCATGGTAAGTACCATCGACTAGCACGGCACGAACATCAACCACTGGAAAACCAGCAAGAACGCCATTGCTCATACACTCTTCCAATCCCTTGACCACCCCTGGAATGTATTCTTTTGGCACTGCTCCACCCTTGATTTCACTTTTGAACTCGTATCCGCTGCCTGCCTCCATGGGTTCGAACCGCACTGTAATATCAGCAAACTGTCCTTGACCACCTGATTGTTTTTTGTGCACATACTTTACTTCTGAAACTTTCGAAATACTTTCTCGGTAGTTAACTTGCGGCGCACCCACATTAGCTTCAACCTGTTTAAACCAAGCAATCAAATCATCCAATTCTACTGTTAGCTTGGCTCTTAGAAAAATGGAAGTTCAAGCAATAAAGAGTTTCATATTTCCGAGTAAAATGTCAAGCAACATATACAAACCTTGAATTCCCTCTTGAGCCTGTCAACAATGATTTCAAGATGCAACTCTCCCATGCCTTCAATCACAGTCTGATTTATCTCTTCATCACGCGAGAAATGGAACGATGGGTCTTCTTGTGCCAGCTTGATTAAACCGGTTGCCATCTTATCAACATCAGCTTTAGTTTTGGGCTCGATTGCAACCTTAATCACAGGATCAGGGAAGTCCATCCGTTCAAGTACAATAGGATGATCTGGATCACACAGGGTTTCGCCAGTAATGGTATCTTTAAGACCAGCTAGAGCAACAATATCCCCGGCAAGGGCTACCTTTACATCCTCTCTGCTGTTTGCATGCATTTCTAAAAGTCTTccaattctctctttttttcctttgttcGAGTTCAATACATAGGATCCTGCCGAAAGTTTACCAGCATACACTCTCACAAATGTTAGTGATCCGACAAAAGGATCGCTCATGATCTTGAAAGCTAGTCCAGAAAATGGTTCTTCATCACTGGCAGCCCTCTCAACGATCAGTTCTGGGTTCTCGGGGTCAGTTCCCTTCATGGGCGGCAAGTCAATTGGTGAAGGTAAATAGTCTACAACAGCATCAAGTAATGGTTGTACCCCTTTGTTTTTGAAAGCTGAGCCACACAGAACTGGAACAAAACAAGCAGATATTGCTCCCTTCCGAATAAGCTTCTTAATTGTAGGCTCATCAGGTTCGATCCCTTCCAAATAGTTCTCCATGGCTTGATCATCCAACTCAACAACAGTCTCAATCATCTGTGACCGATAGTCTTGAGCAAGATCCACAAGGTCTTCTGGAATATCTTCATACTGAAACTTCGCACCCAACTCTTCTCCTGACCAAACTATAGCTTTCATCCTCACAAGATCAACAACACCCTTAAAGTTATCTTCAGAGCCAATTGGCAATTGAAGAACAAGCGGCTTGGCACCCAAGTTCGTGACAATCATATCTCTCGTTCGGAAAAAGTTGGCTCCAAGCCGATCCATTTTGTTGATGAAACAAATCCTTGGCACTCCATACTTATCAGCCTGCCTCCAAACAGTTTCAGATTGTGGTTCAACTCCAGCAACACTGTCAAATAGGCATATTGCCCCATCCAGTACTCTAAGTGCCCGCTCCACCTCAAGGGTAAAATCCACATGACCTGGAGTATCGATAATATTTATACGGTGTTTATTCCAAAATGTGGTAGTTGCAGCAGAAGTAATGGtaattcctctttctttttcttgctcCATCCAATCCATTGTTGCTGCTCCCTCGTGCACTTCCCCTATCTTGTAGTTTCTTCCTGTGTAGTATAGAATACGTTCAGTTGTAGTCGTCTTACCGGCATCAATGTGAGCCATGATTCCAATATTCCTGTAGTCTTCAAGAGGGACCGCACGCTTCCCATCTgcaaacaaaaaatgaaaacaagCACATCTTCTTCGTTAATATAACTTGCATTAGTGAAAAGGTAGGCTGTTGTCCTAGAAAagtattaaactaaaaaaaatcagTACTCTCACAAAAAACTTCAGTAAGCCTGTGGCCAAGACCACATATATTTTATAAGAAAATCTCAGAAGtaaacaaaatttcataaatgTTATAGAAGAAACAAGGATCATTACGAAACTACCTCCTGCAGGACATGAAAAGCTAGAATTGAAACCAATAGATAAGAGTCATCATATGGTCCTAACTCTTAATACTTCAGAACACATCCAATTCTGTAGGTGTTTCATAATTTAAGGCATCAAATTCAAAAGGGTATAAAAAATAACGCACATTGAATTCAAAAATCCATTCTATAACTACCGAGCTTCACGAATTCAGAACACCGGCACAGAAATACTCGAAACTTCATCTTAAAAAACGAAAATTGGCGATAGaacaagaagaaaagaataCATACCTTCGGCCGCCATGGCAAAGACAGATAAATTGGGTCTGTTCTGTTGACGTGAATTACATAGCTTAGAAGAAGCTGATGAACTCAAACGAAGGTTGGTACCAAAGAAATGGGAGCGGGAAGGTCGAGAAGAACGAAGGAGAAATTGAGTTCTAGAGAGAGGGGTCGCAGCAGCAGGCCTTCTCTGAGAGCCATTGAAATTGCAAACAGAAGAAGCTGCTCTTACCGACTCTGCCGCCATTATCGTCTTCCCTTCCTTAGCTCTATCGAAGGGAAATGGGAGAATTTGAGTTTCGGAAAGGGAACGGCTAAGTTTTCTTCGGATACGAAGGCAGTAGATAACATCtccattttcttccttttacAAAATTGTTTTCCAGAACTACCCCTCTATAATCACAATAATAACCCAATTGCCCTAACTTGTAATTCCATTTTTCTTATTATCTCAAAAACAAACATACAAACAAACATTTTTCTTAActaaatattttcaaacaaaaacttacaatttttttttaaaaaaaagatatctaAAGATGTCATacatttttatttgtatttctGATGATctataatttcaagaaaaacATTTTCTTTCTGTTTTGGTTAATTTGATAATGGGTATTAAAATTGTTGATGGCAAACTTGTAAAATTGGAATGTAAGTATGGGGAGAAGTGTGAAAGTGAGGTGTGGGACATGACCAATTTTTGAGGTGGCAAAGGCAGGCTTGGAATGTGCCACATAGGTTTGCAATTCCACACCACAAATTATAGATGTGGTTTTCCCAAATCATAATTTTCACTTGAAGCTCAAATCATTTGGGAGTTCTGATTGGGAATACAATTACACTCAACCTCTTAAATTATAATACCAAAATGAAGCATTCCTAACctataaaataatgaaaatcacACTATCCACagatatttatatatatgtgtgtgtaatTTTGGACCAATGGATAAATTTGTGTTAAAAAGCTTAGCAAGAGGTCGAAGAGGATCCAAAAATGTTGACTAAAGCCTAATGCTATACACAAAACCCAACAATGGGACTGATAAAAGAGAGAGGAATGGGTCAGAGACATCTAAAGGTCCTCTCTCTCGAGATGAATCGAACAATTTAACCTGAGATATATTGCTCTTGAGCCAACCAACCCAATAAACTTTTGAAATTCTCTTGGACAGACACGAAAAATGTGATCATAAAAGGATAAAGATGCAAGAaagttttgttctttttctatgtatatataattcaaAGTTTTAAAAGGTTCTTTTCAACGACCCAAATTCTTATTAAGAGGAGAGGATAAACAACTTGAAAAACTGAATTTGTGCAAGTCTTATAAGTTTCTAAATGATAAATAGATAGGATAAGAACATAAAGAATTGCTCATACCAAAGAGTAAGCAACAAAGCATGTGACGTCTAACACAACCTCAATCACATTCTTTATTTGTGAAATGTCAGTTGAAAGCTCGTTTAGAACATGACTGAAATTTGTCAAATTAGATTTGACAATGAAGGGTCGAGACAACTCCTCCCTAaattgaagaagagaagataaACCAACTATAATAGTCTTACCTTCCAAAACTTTAACAAATCACCATAAGTCAATACACTTGTACCCGATACAAATAAGAGATCCTTTAGAGCCACGAATAACCCACTCGTGGTCGTCGATATTTCTTTCGAAATCTCGAGAAGTATCGCCGTTATTATGTTTCCAAAAAATACTTAGGCATGGGATCATATTTCTTAACTTGCACAACACTCATATCTAATCGAATCGAACGGAGAACGTATTCACACCAACATAAGAGGAAGGAAGATAATTATTAATAAACTTGAGCACCTTATGAGTATTAGTTTTCCTACAACAAGCTCTAAAGTTAAGGATGAGATTTCTATAGTTTAGGCAACATAACTAAAGAGGCATGAAGTTTTGACAAATTCTTAAAAATCGATTGCAATCAAATATTGCAACTTTTGAAAGAATACAATTGTTCATAGATGCAAAAATTAAAAAGGACTTGGTATAATGACCGtcatttataaatttttattgaTCACAATGACAAATTTTTGGTATGATATGAGTCTGTTTTAGTACATGGAAGATTCAAAGCCAAGTAGGGTTAGGGCTATTAATATTCTGATGTATCAATTGAGCTTTGATGTAAATATAGttttaaataattgaattgGTTACGATAGAAAAAGACATATCTTATCTTTATGTAGCACTGTTTTATTCCCCCCCGTTGAATAATTGATTGCttcttttttatcgaaggaAGGGGGGGAGCAGTGGGCTGGATCGCACCAAGTAGGCCCAGCCCATTAAGAGGTATTAGGAGAGAAGAGCCCGTACTTGGGCCCATCGTGGCTAATAATGTCAAAATTCAGCTGTTGGTGTTGGCCACTACACTCTTCTTCTCCATCATCCCCATTCATTCTTTATTGTAATTTGCATTCCTCATTAATGTCAATGTGGAGTGCTACACCTGTGGTCCCTTAACCTTTCTTTTCATCACAATTCTTACTTTAAAAACATTACTTACTAACATTCTTCTAAAAGTAATTCCTAAGTAAACATTACTACTTCACATCTCAAACACATCATCATATCAATCTTTTGCCATATTTTTAAGATATAACACAATCCACAGCTTAAACTAACTTCACCAAAATCAATATCTACAATTCATACATTAAATATATAGTTGACATTCGAAGAAAGCTAGGACTCATTTGACCCATTTAATCCAATTGATAAATTTATAATAAGCAAGTTTGTATCTTTTTTAGCCTAGAATTGTAAAATGagatttcttgaaaaatgtgaaaagcaaagaaaaaacaaaagatgaaaTTAATGTGAAAAGgggagaaaaaaagaaaaattaaaattactcGATAAATGTATAAACTTTATCATTGAAGTTGAAATGTTTAACATCAACTTAGAATGTTAGCGGACCAAACCGCTCCGTGTTATTAAATTAACTtcttaattgaattaaaattagttAGAAGTCAATATCCACTTGTCTTAAAATTGTTTTACAAGCATGAAACATTACTAATGTATCAACTGTTGAGTTGCATTAAAGCTTCATCGAAATTGACACAACATTTGTTTAGTTTGATTTGTTTAcgaaacaaaaaaatgatttaTATTACTACTTAATTTAGAATATAATGTTTTAATTAGTTAAGCTATCCCTAAGTTAACCACATTTGTTAGATTAGAATTGGAAATCTTACATTAAAAAACTAAGAAATCTGACTATTATATTTGTTTTAAGATTAATGAGTTACTCCCATAgttgtgaagaagaagagacAGAGATGGaagcataattaattaataataatttcataaacCGTAACACTAGAattacataataataattacattTCCAATCACA containing:
- the LOC103482646 gene encoding elongation factor G-2, chloroplastic — encoded protein: MAAESVRAASSVCNFNGSQRRPAAATPLSRTQFLLRSSRPSRSHFFGTNLRLSSSASSKLCNSRQQNRPNLSVFAMAAEDGKRAVPLEDYRNIGIMAHIDAGKTTTTERILYYTGRNYKIGEVHEGAATMDWMEQEKERGITITSAATTTFWNKHRINIIDTPGHVDFTLEVERALRVLDGAICLFDSVAGVEPQSETVWRQADKYGVPRICFINKMDRLGANFFRTRDMIVTNLGAKPLVLQLPIGSEDNFKGVVDLVRMKAIVWSGEELGAKFQYEDIPEDLVDLAQDYRSQMIETVVELDDQAMENYLEGIEPDEPTIKKLIRKGAISACFVPVLCGSAFKNKGVQPLLDAVVDYLPSPIDLPPMKGTDPENPELIVERAASDEEPFSGLAFKIMSDPFVGSLTFVRVYAGKLSAGSYVLNSNKGKKERIGRLLEMHANSREDVKVALAGDIVALAGLKDTITGETLCDPDHPIVLERMDFPDPVIKVAIEPKTKADVDKMATGLIKLAQEDPSFHFSRDEEINQTVIEGMGELHLEIIVDRLKREFKVEANVGAPQVNYRESISKVSEVKYVHKKQSGGQGQFADITVRFEPMEAGSGYEFKSEIKGGAVPKEYIPGVVKGLEECMSNGVLAGFPVVDVRAVLVDGTYHDVDSSVLAFQLAARGAFREGMRKAGPRMLEPIMKVEVVTPEEHLGDVIGDLNSRRGQINSFGDKPGGLKVVDALVPLAEMFQYVSTLRGMTKGRASYTMQLAKFDVVPQHIQNELAAKEQEVAA